One segment of Bradyrhizobium sp. CB2312 DNA contains the following:
- a CDS encoding ABC transporter ATP-binding protein: MTGAPLIEVRDLRIDLDDGSRRVAAAEGISFRIDRGETFGLVGESGCGKSITALALIGLLRPPLSIGGGVIRFDGQEIQHLSTARQRELRGNRIAMIFQEPMTALNPVSPVGRQIAEMFVLHKGKSWREANRLAVEALASVRVPAPERRVNDYPHQLSGGMRQRVMIAIALACGPDLLIADEPTTALDVTVQAEIIELMRNLCAERGTAILMISHDLGLVANVCRRVAVMYAGRIVEERGSADIFRTPSHPYTQGLVASLPRLGSRAALGRTRLKEIAGVVPAITNFPSGCRFNPRCAQATEICRTVAPETDLLEAGGLVRCHHHA, encoded by the coding sequence ATGACTGGCGCGCCGCTGATCGAAGTCAGGGATTTGCGCATCGATCTCGACGATGGATCGCGGCGGGTTGCGGCGGCCGAGGGCATTTCCTTTCGCATCGATCGCGGCGAAACGTTCGGCCTGGTCGGCGAATCCGGCTGCGGCAAGAGCATCACGGCGCTCGCCTTGATCGGCCTGCTGCGGCCGCCGCTGTCGATCGGCGGCGGCGTCATCCGGTTCGACGGGCAGGAAATCCAGCACCTTTCGACGGCCAGGCAGCGTGAGCTGCGCGGCAACCGCATCGCCATGATCTTCCAGGAGCCGATGACGGCGCTGAACCCGGTCTCGCCGGTGGGACGGCAGATCGCCGAGATGTTCGTGCTGCACAAGGGCAAGAGCTGGCGGGAGGCCAATCGGCTGGCAGTCGAGGCCTTGGCGAGCGTCCGCGTCCCCGCGCCCGAGCGGCGCGTCAACGACTATCCGCACCAGCTCTCCGGCGGCATGCGCCAGCGCGTCATGATCGCCATTGCGCTGGCCTGCGGTCCGGATCTCCTGATCGCGGACGAGCCGACCACCGCGCTCGACGTGACCGTGCAGGCCGAGATCATCGAGCTGATGCGCAATTTGTGCGCCGAGCGGGGCACGGCGATCCTGATGATCAGCCACGATCTCGGTCTCGTCGCCAATGTCTGCCGCCGCGTCGCCGTCATGTATGCCGGCCGCATCGTCGAGGAGCGCGGCTCGGCCGATATTTTCCGGACGCCCTCACATCCCTACACGCAAGGCCTGGTCGCCTCGCTGCCGCGGCTGGGCAGCCGCGCAGCGCTTGGCCGCACGCGGCTGAAGGAGATCGCGGGCGTCGTCCCCGCCATCACGAATTTCCCCAGCGGCTGCCGGTTCAATCCGCGCTGCGCGCAGGCGACCGAGATCTGCCGCACAGTCGCGCCGGAGACGGATTTGCTGGAAGCCGGCGGTCTGGTGAGGTGTCACCACCATGCATGA
- a CDS encoding hybrid sensor histidine kinase/response regulator, whose product MTGQPTNFAAAPRLAAVYLLTLVSFAVGLAFTCAFAQAGEDGVDLARITDGTSLIPSLSFLDDREGRLSADEALSHSGWMRASPRAMTRGFTSSAFWLRGTLYNSGDQPVTRWLSVGNERLEDVRYFRFVPGADKPSETVLAGTRIPVRSRPITAVRSVFPVTLAPGEKIVFALRVQSRSTVNIQVSAWNPATFQESEAPAALFEFLLIGSVATMAIFTLALSFAQRDRIFLALGTGAIAEIIYDLAFQGLLYRYVLTDGGDVVVRTPGVSGLIAHVLLYMMAAMFIGIDRIATWWRILCLCSVLLLAGSVWAAFGDYRTAVSNLTTLQLVFEVVWIVAVLDSWRRGFGNARLVLIAGGPGAIRLLLNLGEILGLWSLPWFVGSAITWNNLSLMLLLILIVIARGREVRRAREQAREELMAVKEHTRENLQRAVEERTRELQAALLAADEANRAKSDFLTVMSHEIRTPMNGMLGAIHLLKSMPLADKVRTAVDVAERTGAAMLATIGDILDFARISDRRLETEYAPFDVHALLADVQAIMSLRAEQKNLSLVVTTDPALPIAVMGDVDRLRQVLLNLVGNAVKFTASGEIRLSAAPDPNRADWIRLQVTDTGIGIPPDRIDRLFEPFTQADASIARRFGGTGLGLAICRRLTEAMGGDITAESEPGQGCTFLVRLPLPAAEIADIEIPSPAGRNNAVQTSRCILIVDDDENNRFVLSGSLDVMGHRVIEATDGAQALALLAAQPVDLVLADLQMPGMNGTELVRRIRALPADRRTVPVVAVTADVTAGVVERCLQAGMDGYLSKPVMPDDLHRTIDAICAGGPFVRTGGQAPGEDFLASLKQQLGTETVGRLVGQALATVKRGAAEIEESLQRGDRARARQAAHRLAGSAGLAGLTALSSAATTLEHRLAQSWADGLEADLNAMLVLAASSAEDLKRIYSGLAENR is encoded by the coding sequence ATGACCGGCCAGCCAACAAACTTCGCCGCCGCGCCGCGGCTTGCAGCGGTCTATCTGCTGACGCTCGTCTCATTCGCCGTGGGATTGGCGTTCACCTGCGCTTTCGCGCAGGCCGGCGAAGATGGAGTGGATCTGGCGCGGATCACGGACGGAACGTCGCTGATTCCGTCGCTGTCCTTTCTCGATGACCGCGAGGGCCGTCTCTCTGCCGACGAGGCGCTTTCGCATTCAGGATGGATGCGGGCTTCGCCGCGAGCGATGACGCGGGGATTCACAAGCTCGGCCTTCTGGCTGCGTGGCACGCTCTATAACAGTGGTGATCAGCCAGTGACGCGATGGCTCTCCGTCGGCAACGAGCGGCTGGAAGACGTGCGCTATTTCCGCTTTGTCCCCGGAGCGGACAAGCCTTCCGAAACGGTGCTCGCCGGCACGCGCATTCCTGTCAGAAGCCGTCCGATCACGGCGGTGCGGTCCGTGTTTCCCGTCACACTTGCGCCCGGCGAGAAGATCGTCTTCGCGCTGCGGGTGCAAAGCCGCTCTACAGTCAATATCCAGGTCAGTGCTTGGAATCCCGCCACCTTCCAGGAGTCGGAGGCGCCCGCCGCACTGTTCGAGTTCCTGTTGATCGGATCGGTGGCGACCATGGCCATCTTCACGCTGGCCCTGAGCTTCGCCCAGCGCGATCGAATTTTCCTGGCTCTCGGCACCGGAGCCATCGCCGAAATCATCTACGACCTCGCTTTCCAGGGGCTTCTGTACCGCTACGTCCTGACAGACGGCGGGGACGTCGTTGTGCGAACGCCCGGTGTCTCCGGCCTGATTGCACACGTGCTTCTGTACATGATGGCAGCGATGTTCATTGGCATCGACCGCATCGCGACCTGGTGGCGAATTCTCTGCTTGTGCAGCGTTCTGCTGCTGGCGGGATCGGTATGGGCTGCGTTCGGCGATTATAGAACCGCGGTCTCCAATCTGACGACCTTGCAGCTGGTCTTCGAGGTTGTCTGGATCGTCGCCGTGCTGGATAGCTGGCGCCGCGGCTTCGGCAATGCGCGGCTCGTTCTGATCGCCGGCGGTCCCGGAGCCATCCGGCTCCTGCTCAATCTCGGCGAAATTCTCGGCCTTTGGTCCTTGCCATGGTTCGTGGGCTCGGCGATCACCTGGAACAATCTCAGCCTCATGCTGCTGCTCATCCTGATCGTGATCGCGCGCGGGCGCGAAGTGCGACGCGCGCGAGAACAAGCCCGCGAGGAATTGATGGCGGTCAAGGAGCACACGCGAGAGAATCTGCAGCGGGCGGTCGAGGAGCGAACACGCGAGCTTCAAGCCGCGCTCCTCGCGGCGGACGAAGCCAATCGCGCCAAGTCGGATTTTCTGACGGTGATGAGCCACGAGATCCGCACGCCGATGAACGGCATGCTTGGCGCCATCCATCTGCTCAAGTCCATGCCGCTGGCAGACAAGGTGCGCACCGCGGTCGACGTCGCCGAACGGACGGGCGCAGCGATGCTGGCAACGATCGGCGATATCCTGGATTTTGCAAGGATCTCCGATCGCAGGCTGGAAACGGAGTACGCGCCCTTCGACGTGCATGCGTTGCTTGCAGATGTCCAGGCGATCATGAGCTTGCGCGCAGAGCAGAAGAATCTGTCGCTCGTGGTCACTACCGACCCGGCATTGCCGATCGCGGTGATGGGCGACGTCGACCGGCTCCGTCAGGTCCTGCTGAACCTCGTCGGCAATGCGGTGAAGTTCACGGCGAGCGGCGAGATTCGCCTGTCCGCGGCTCCCGACCCCAACCGAGCCGACTGGATCCGGCTGCAGGTGACGGACACCGGCATCGGCATCCCGCCGGACAGGATCGACCGGCTGTTCGAGCCCTTTACGCAGGCCGACGCCTCGATCGCACGGCGGTTCGGTGGCACCGGCCTCGGCCTTGCGATCTGCCGGCGGCTGACTGAGGCCATGGGGGGCGACATCACGGCGGAGAGTGAGCCGGGACAGGGATGCACCTTTCTGGTCCGATTGCCGTTGCCGGCGGCTGAAATCGCCGACATCGAAATCCCGTCCCCTGCCGGACGCAACAATGCCGTGCAGACGTCGCGCTGCATTCTCATTGTCGATGACGACGAGAACAACCGCTTTGTCCTCTCCGGCTCGCTCGACGTGATGGGGCATCGCGTGATCGAAGCAACGGACGGTGCGCAGGCACTGGCATTGCTGGCTGCACAGCCGGTGGACCTGGTGCTGGCCGATCTCCAGATGCCCGGCATGAATGGGACGGAATTGGTTCGCCGCATTCGCGCTCTGCCGGCCGATCGCCGAACCGTTCCGGTCGTGGCCGTGACCGCCGATGTCACGGCCGGTGTGGTCGAACGGTGCCTGCAGGCGGGCATGGATGGCTATCTGTCCAAGCCGGTGATGCCCGACGACCTGCATCGCACGATCGATGCCATCTGCGCCGGCGGGCCGTTCGTGCGAACCGGCGGACAGGCGCCCGGGGAGGACTTTCTGGCCTCGCTGAAGCAACAGCTCGGCACGGAGACCGTCGGCCGGTTGGTCGGACAGGCCCTGGCGACCGTCAAGCGGGGCGCGGCAGAGATCGAGGAGTCCCTGCAGCGCGGCGACCGGGCGCGCGCGCGCCAGGCCGCACACCGCCTGGCCGGCTCTGCGGGGCTTGCCGGACTGACGGCGTTGAGCTCGGCGGCGACCACGCTGGAGCATCGCCTCGCCCAGTCGTGGGCCGACGGGCTCGAGGCGGATCTCAACGCCATGCTTGTGCTGGCGGCAAGCTCCGCAGAAGACCTGAAACGGATCTATTCCGGCCTTGCAGAGAACCGGTAG
- a CDS encoding serine hydrolase, whose protein sequence is MRYSALVAILLVWSGWASAEPGIEWQFLAANGPTQRSPIQGAVESYARKYKPTAVMVVQDGLVVATSGDISRRVNVRSVRKSFLSALFGVAIERGQIKLESTLGQLGIDDTAPSLTADEKLATVRQLLMARSGVYHPAAYETSEQKSTRPPRGAHPPGTFWYYNNWDFNALGAIYERATGSNVFDSFEKLIARPLRMQDFTTRDGTFIGDHSSLFPAYVFSMSARDLARFGLLFLNKGRWNDVSVVPSHWTAESTKAYSETDRKDRGYGYLWWTLGSGAWRGDAIFASGYGGQLIVIVPEKRLVAVQVVELNERQQGIHSATFLELVRQVSQDTAGPSPFEGR, encoded by the coding sequence ATGCGGTATTCAGCACTGGTCGCGATCTTGCTGGTCTGGTCGGGGTGGGCAAGTGCCGAGCCCGGGATCGAATGGCAGTTTCTCGCTGCCAATGGACCCACGCAGCGCTCGCCCATTCAAGGCGCCGTCGAGAGCTACGCCCGAAAATATAAGCCGACCGCGGTCATGGTCGTGCAGGACGGCCTCGTGGTCGCGACATCCGGCGACATCAGCCGCAGGGTCAATGTTCGCTCTGTTCGAAAGAGCTTTTTGAGCGCTCTCTTCGGCGTCGCCATCGAACGCGGTCAGATCAAACTTGAAAGCACACTCGGGCAACTGGGCATTGACGACACCGCCCCGTCGCTGACGGCTGACGAGAAGCTTGCAACGGTTCGCCAGCTGCTCATGGCCCGCTCCGGAGTCTATCATCCGGCGGCTTACGAGACGAGCGAACAGAAATCGACGCGCCCGCCGCGCGGCGCTCATCCGCCTGGCACGTTCTGGTACTACAACAACTGGGATTTCAATGCGCTTGGTGCGATCTATGAGAGGGCGACGGGCTCGAACGTGTTCGACAGCTTCGAGAAGCTGATTGCGCGTCCCCTGCGGATGCAGGATTTCACGACCCGTGACGGGACATTCATTGGAGATCATTCCTCTCTTTTTCCCGCCTACGTGTTCAGCATGAGCGCGCGTGATCTTGCACGTTTTGGATTGCTGTTTCTCAACAAGGGGCGATGGAACGACGTTTCCGTCGTTCCATCCCACTGGACGGCAGAGTCAACGAAGGCCTATTCGGAGACCGATCGAAAAGACCGGGGGTACGGCTATTTATGGTGGACCCTCGGTTCCGGTGCTTGGCGAGGCGACGCAATCTTTGCGTCCGGCTACGGAGGACAGTTGATCGTGATCGTGCCGGAGAAGCGTCTGGTCGCCGTTCAGGTCGTTGAATTGAATGAACGCCAGCAGGGAATTCATTCCGCGACTTTTCTCGAACTCGTTCGGCAGGTCAGCCAGGATACAGCCGGGCCGTCGCCCTTCGAGGGCCGCTGA
- a CDS encoding response regulator transcription factor: protein MTERRPSVLLVEDEVFVQTLLAAYLEREGIVVTVASTAAEMRAALRMPAQPFDAIALDLGLPDEEGLALVRQLRTRLDVPICITTRDDSAVSRSVAAELGVNDYLVKPFHPQQLIASLMALLGRRPSGKDTTVQFEGWSFDSVGRLLTNRQGEAIALTPSELDVLAALVAAAGRSVSRAHLLDAIASDSIGTSSRVVDVIVSSLRRKLGDPARMPRLIVTVPGVGYRFSARPE from the coding sequence ATGACAGAACGTCGTCCGTCGGTCCTTCTCGTGGAGGACGAGGTCTTTGTCCAGACGCTTCTAGCGGCCTATCTGGAGAGGGAAGGCATCGTGGTGACCGTCGCGTCGACGGCCGCGGAAATGCGTGCTGCCCTGCGCATGCCGGCACAGCCCTTCGATGCCATCGCCCTCGACCTCGGCCTTCCCGACGAAGAGGGTCTCGCCCTCGTCCGGCAGCTGCGAACGCGGTTGGACGTGCCGATCTGCATCACGACGCGGGATGACTCCGCCGTCAGCCGGAGCGTCGCGGCGGAGCTCGGTGTCAACGACTATCTGGTCAAGCCGTTTCACCCGCAGCAGCTCATCGCAAGCCTGATGGCTCTGCTCGGCCGCCGGCCCAGCGGGAAAGATACGACGGTGCAATTCGAGGGATGGTCGTTCGATTCCGTCGGTCGCCTTCTGACGAACAGGCAAGGGGAGGCCATTGCGCTGACCCCGTCTGAACTCGACGTGCTCGCGGCCCTGGTCGCCGCCGCCGGACGCTCGGTGTCGCGCGCGCATCTGCTGGACGCCATCGCGTCAGACAGCATCGGTACGTCGTCGCGCGTAGTGGATGTCATTGTCAGCAGCTTGCGCCGCAAGCTGGGCGATCCTGCGCGCATGCCGCGATTGATCGTCACGGTGCCCGGCGTCGGCTACCGGTTCTCTGCAAGGCCGGAATAG
- a CDS encoding autotransporter domain-containing protein — protein sequence MAAMVAMAAPARTSPAAARPNAGVVQGGNGGAGGAAGLALGSGVSGTGGIVGAGGVGVVGSNLTVINAGSISGGMSGGGSAQANAITFSSGSNSLTNSGTLTGNIAIVSGMLTLLQTGGSTSYANVITGAGSVKVTTSGGNSVTLSANNFYSGGTTVTEGSTLVIANRHALGNGAVTLTGGTTGVTLNVTGSFALANAIAATGDATYNVQTGNTVILSGVVSGTGGVVVNGGTGYAGTLVLSGTNTYSGPTTVAAGTLKAGSITAFGNSSAMTVASGATLDLGGFNNVVGSLAGAGTVTNSSGSAALTTGGDNSTTTFSGVIKDGTGTIRLLKVGTGTLVLSGANTYSGGTFVSSGTLKAGSTNAFSSNSAVTVASGATLDLGGFSNAVGWLAGTGTVTNSGAGSATLTAGSNNSSTTFAGVIQDGAGKTGLTKTGTGILMLGGTIANTYSGPTTVAAGTLQAGNNNVFGNNSAMTVASGATLDLRAYSNAVGSLAGAGTVTNSFRNRSATLTAGGDNSSTAFSGVIEDGSGTIALTKTGTGKLTLSGTNSYTGATTVSAGTLEVEGSIANSGLTTVASGATLTGSGTLGNTTIASGGTFAAGSGTAGTSTTVVGNLTLQSGSTYAVQISPSSASSATVSGTATLAGTASATFSAGSYVSKSYDLLHATSVSGSFASLTTVSLPAGFSSSLRYTATDVYLDLQAQMSMASMNDNQTQVGTSLKRLFDNGGTLPPGFAAVVGLSGASQTAALSQLSGETATGNQRTTNDVMNRFINRLSDPSIEGRGGLSGGGAIGYGEEDEDASARPRAERDAYAMMTKAAKTSLKPSFEARWSAWASGYGGTQTTDGNATTGSGTTTSQIYGVVAGADIALSPSTTAGFALGGGGTNYSIAASGTGRSDLFQAGGFVRHNIGPAYLAGTLAYGWQDITTDRTVTVAGVDHLQARFNANAYSGRAEAGYRIATPWFGVTPYAAAQVTMFQLPAYAEQAVSGTNTFALRYDARTSTATRSELGLRGDKAFLLDRAVLTLRGRAAWAHDYNTDGGISATFQALQGVSFVVNGAIPARDGALTTASAEIAWPNGVSVIGTFDGEFSSNTRSYVGKGAVRYAW from the coding sequence ATGGCGGCAATGGTGGCGATGGCGGCTCCGGCGCGTACTTCACCGGCAGCGGCCAGACCCAATGCCGGCGTGGTCCAGGGCGGCAATGGCGGCGCTGGTGGCGCCGCTGGCCTCGCCCTCGGCTCAGGGGTCAGCGGCACCGGCGGCATCGTCGGCGCCGGCGGCGTCGGCGTGGTCGGAAGCAACCTCACCGTCATCAACGCCGGCAGTATCAGCGGCGGCATGTCCGGCGGCGGATCCGCGCAGGCCAACGCCATCACCTTCAGCTCCGGCAGCAACAGCCTCACCAATAGCGGCACGCTCACCGGCAATATCGCTATCGTCTCCGGCATGCTGACGCTGTTGCAGACCGGCGGAAGCACCAGCTACGCCAACGTCATCACTGGCGCCGGTTCCGTCAAGGTGACGACCAGCGGCGGCAATTCGGTCACGCTCTCGGCCAACAACTTCTACAGCGGTGGCACCACCGTGACCGAGGGCAGTACCCTCGTGATCGCCAATCGCCACGCGCTTGGCAACGGCGCCGTCACGCTCACCGGCGGCACCACCGGCGTGACGCTGAACGTCACCGGCAGCTTCGCCCTCGCCAATGCCATCGCCGCCACGGGCGATGCGACCTACAACGTCCAGACCGGCAATACGGTGATACTGTCGGGTGTGGTGTCCGGGACCGGCGGCGTCGTCGTCAATGGCGGCACCGGCTATGCCGGCACGCTGGTGCTATCAGGCACCAACACCTATAGCGGCCCCACCACCGTGGCCGCCGGCACGCTGAAGGCGGGCTCGATCACAGCCTTCGGCAACAGTTCGGCGATGACGGTCGCCAGCGGCGCGACGCTCGACCTCGGAGGATTCAACAATGTCGTCGGCTCGCTGGCCGGCGCCGGCACCGTCACCAATAGCAGCGGCAGCGCGGCGCTGACTACCGGCGGCGACAACAGCACGACCACGTTCTCCGGCGTGATCAAGGACGGGACCGGCACGATCCGACTGCTCAAGGTAGGAACCGGCACGCTGGTGCTGTCCGGCGCCAATACCTATAGCGGCGGCACCTTCGTGAGCTCCGGCACGCTGAAGGCGGGTTCGACCAACGCCTTCAGCAGCAATTCGGCGGTGACGGTCGCCAGCGGCGCGACGCTCGACCTCGGAGGATTCAGCAATGCCGTCGGCTGGCTGGCCGGCACCGGTACCGTCACCAACAGCGGCGCCGGCAGCGCGACGCTGACTGCCGGCAGCAACAACAGCTCGACCACGTTCGCCGGCGTGATCCAGGACGGCGCCGGCAAAACCGGGCTGACCAAGACGGGGACCGGCATACTGATGCTGGGCGGCACCATCGCCAACACCTATAGCGGCCCCACCACCGTGGCTGCCGGCACGCTGCAGGCGGGCAACAACAACGTCTTCGGCAACAATTCAGCGATGACGGTCGCGAGCGGCGCGACGCTCGACCTCAGAGCATACAGCAATGCTGTCGGCTCGCTGGCTGGCGCCGGCACCGTCACCAACAGCTTCCGCAACAGGAGCGCGACGCTGACCGCCGGCGGCGACAACAGCTCGACCGCATTCTCCGGTGTGATCGAGGACGGCTCCGGCACGATCGCGCTGACCAAGACGGGGACCGGCAAGCTTACGCTCTCCGGCACCAACTCCTATACCGGCGCGACCACGGTCAGCGCCGGCACGCTGGAAGTCGAGGGCAGCATCGCCAACTCCGGCCTCACCACCGTCGCCAGCGGCGCCACCCTGACTGGCAGCGGCACCCTCGGCAACACCACCATCGCCAGCGGCGGCACCTTCGCCGCCGGCTCCGGGACCGCCGGCACGTCGACCACGGTCGTCGGCAACCTGACCCTGCAGAGCGGCTCGACCTACGCGGTGCAGATCAGCCCGAGCAGCGCCAGTTCGGCCACCGTCAGCGGCACCGCGACCCTCGCCGGCACCGCGTCCGCCACGTTCTCCGCCGGCAGTTATGTCAGCAAGAGCTACGACCTTCTGCATGCGACGAGCGTCAGCGGCAGCTTCGCCTCGCTGACCACCGTGAGCCTGCCGGCCGGCTTCTCGTCCAGCCTGCGCTACACGGCGACCGACGTCTATCTCGATCTTCAGGCGCAGATGTCGATGGCCAGCATGAACGACAACCAGACCCAAGTCGGCACGTCGCTGAAGCGCCTCTTCGACAATGGCGGCACGCTGCCCCCCGGCTTCGCTGCCGTGGTCGGCCTCAGCGGCGCGAGCCAGACCGCCGCGCTGAGCCAGCTCTCCGGTGAGACCGCGACCGGCAACCAGCGCACCACCAACGACGTCATGAACCGCTTCATCAACCGCCTGTCCGATCCGTCGATCGAAGGCCGCGGCGGCCTGTCGGGCGGCGGTGCGATCGGCTACGGCGAGGAGGACGAGGACGCCAGCGCGCGGCCGCGCGCGGAGCGCGACGCCTATGCCATGATGACCAAGGCGGCCAAGACGAGCTTGAAGCCGAGCTTCGAAGCGCGCTGGAGCGCCTGGGCGTCCGGCTACGGCGGCACCCAGACCACGGACGGCAATGCCACGACCGGCTCCGGCACCACCACGAGCCAGATCTATGGCGTGGTTGCCGGCGCCGACATCGCGCTGTCGCCGAGCACCACCGCCGGCTTTGCGCTCGGCGGCGGCGGCACCAATTACAGCATCGCCGCCAGCGGCACCGGCCGTTCCGACCTGTTCCAGGCGGGCGGCTTCGTGCGCCACAACATTGGGCCGGCCTACCTCGCCGGCACGCTCGCCTATGGCTGGCAGGACATCACCACCGATCGCACTGTCACCGTCGCCGGCGTCGACCACCTACAGGCTCGCTTCAACGCCAATGCCTATTCCGGGCGGGCCGAGGCCGGCTACCGGATTGCCACCCCCTGGTTCGGCGTCACGCCCTATGCGGCGGCGCAGGTCACCATGTTCCAGCTGCCGGCCTATGCCGAGCAGGCGGTGTCGGGCACCAACACCTTTGCGCTGAGATACGACGCCCGGACCAGCACCGCGACCCGCAGCGAGCTCGGCCTGCGCGGCGACAAGGCGTTCCTGCTCGACCGCGCGGTTCTGACGCTGCGCGGCCGTGCGGCGTGGGCCCACGACTACAATACCGATGGCGGCATCAGCGCGACCTTCCAGGCGTTGCAGGGCGTGAGCTTCGTCGTCAATGGTGCCATTCCGGCCCGTGATGGTGCCCTGACCACCGCCTCGGCGGAGATCGCCTGGCCAAACGGCGTCTCCGTCATCGGCACCTTTGACGGCGAGTTCTCAAGCAACACGCGCAGCTATGTCGGCAAGGGCGCCGTGCGCTATGCATGGTGA
- a CDS encoding oligopeptide/dipeptide ABC transporter ATP-binding protein yields the protein MHEPKNKSGEGRVDDDLILSVEDLAVHFPLGGGLFGRGRRLLRAVDGVDLKLKRGECLGLVGESGSGKSTVALSILGLLTPTRGRIVLDGQVVTNRQSGDRKALARIVQIVFQDPYASLNPRQTVRRTLEDPLRVHGVTAKSEIEDRVATMLRHVGLRPEQADRYPHEFSGGQRQRIGIARALILNPKIVICDEPVSALDVSIRAQIINLLLELKETLGLSYIMISHDLGVVEHMSDRVAVMYLGRIVENGDWREIFERPAHPYTRALISAIPDPLRHAPLATTGGDLPNPLNPPNGCAFSPRCRYAEAVCRSEPGPVLEARGDGHAVRCWRSEEIAAASVALSPSP from the coding sequence ATGCATGAGCCCAAGAACAAATCGGGTGAGGGCAGGGTGGACGATGATCTCATCCTCAGCGTCGAGGACCTCGCGGTTCATTTCCCGCTGGGCGGTGGGCTGTTCGGCCGCGGCCGGCGGCTGCTCCGCGCCGTTGACGGTGTCGATCTCAAGCTGAAGCGGGGCGAATGCCTCGGCCTCGTCGGCGAGTCCGGCTCGGGCAAGTCGACGGTCGCCCTGTCGATCCTGGGCCTGCTGACGCCGACGCGCGGCCGCATCGTGCTGGACGGGCAGGTCGTGACGAACCGGCAGTCCGGCGACCGCAAGGCGCTAGCCCGCATCGTGCAAATCGTCTTTCAGGATCCCTACGCCTCGCTCAATCCGCGCCAGACCGTCCGCCGCACGCTCGAGGATCCCCTGCGCGTGCATGGCGTGACCGCAAAGAGCGAGATCGAGGACCGCGTCGCGACCATGCTGCGGCATGTGGGCCTGCGGCCCGAGCAGGCCGACCGCTACCCGCACGAATTCTCCGGCGGCCAGCGCCAGCGCATCGGCATTGCGCGCGCCCTGATCCTCAATCCCAAGATCGTCATCTGCGACGAGCCGGTCTCGGCGCTCGACGTCTCGATCCGCGCCCAGATCATCAATCTGCTGCTGGAATTGAAGGAGACGCTCGGCCTTTCCTACATCATGATCAGCCACGACCTCGGCGTCGTCGAGCACATGAGCGACCGCGTCGCCGTGATGTATCTCGGCCGCATCGTCGAAAACGGCGACTGGCGCGAGATCTTCGAGCGTCCCGCGCACCCCTATACGCGGGCCCTGATATCAGCCATCCCCGATCCCCTACGCCACGCACCGCTGGCGACGACCGGCGGCGACCTTCCCAACCCCCTCAATCCGCCAAACGGATGCGCGTTCAGCCCGCGCTGTCGTTATGCCGAGGCGGTGTGCCGGAGCGAGCCGGGGCCGGTGCTGGAAGCGCGAGGCGATGGGCACGCGGTGAGGTGCTGGCGGAGTGAGGAGATCGCGGCAGCGAGCGTCGCCCTATCACCGTCACCCTGA